The following proteins come from a genomic window of Pelmatolapia mariae isolate MD_Pm_ZW linkage group LG17, Pm_UMD_F_2, whole genome shotgun sequence:
- the kank4 gene encoding KN motif and ankyrin repeat domain-containing protein 4, producing MMDKKSANGFQSKASEGGVQRKQLPYSVETPYGFHLDLDFLKYVDDIEKGNTIKRVHIQRRVKGPPKFSTLPRNFSLPGHGVRPPPKEKDSTWSGTSTLGPKPKSRVTEVQQIFDFRANEGVISSQSSRVTTSQGTGYVSTKPKDEVGAGARGAEDRTGGIQIQSRPNLLRASSMPITLQQRKSSDSSSPDRTVGTPENGSTENMFRASPDVTERRCVPQDRAGLHQQITVALKRVRELEEQVRTIPELKAQICSLREEREQLLLQLQAQAKAQASKLSATVPTGYDPRTNNQSQGQRPSQEMKLVLKTQPTSLGPSNQATGKEKRGETEKTNMLLFEVESSAQGESSMSSAQEVERQSLQLDIPDKQKETESPLGQTVQKLPRDISGEELLSITVALKETETAAKEGKPKDPDDMQKLEEKLTVLEAKLIQASQELERTNALLKQQIEENKLKEERILQLSEGTRVEVCTADERPRRESIDTGTVTERIDFTHQETETESPGTVDQGTDTDKICIEVCIPKQQTKSTDQGPVTGKADTHDQETEMEAAITATSPPRPRANSMERGTLTESIITLDQMTETPVAERVNQVTETEGEMVTDHPQRPRASSVDRGTETERVGTVDRVTETEVAQRADQQTETEMERRHDNNPARGVEAESQVSENTGSQRDEVVVSERTEDRETYERIQRESERLVAEVLSESSAAAVESIKTLDVVRKNEECASSAAKAGENKIKVSSEQDDSETKEITEVVETRPAAPETTEKKETGAGEVMSAAVKETVAADTVAVTEGNSAVKTAAPVRPQRGRKPSVEQTQPSPPQLQVVPVRPRRGSSETQTQPQTKTQPQVQEQSAAQLEARSPEQLSETQVKHQTPSVPQVEDHTIAKKPPGGSGEKQSESRLQSETQAVSPGSSEVQVRPKSIQAQSQTSAPRRDSKELKAPQRVSGASHTPRRGSGEAQTQPPRQASSDAQTQPQGSRRSSSEAQAPPKDASETQSLRRGSSEAAQRRGSSEAQGSRRDTGEAQPPRRGSSESPTSPAALGQVVTRITGLLGEQWAHLGSSSGTQQTASQQESASTQKKTTGKRAEAGKATSAKPAGKAAPAAAATGKPAGKPGTSKMSSIQSQLVSSLSVLSAFYSPSQKVAAASKQQEQGLKSIMKKNGAAGKQGNKGAKKNLKFVGVNGGYETTSSEESSGDEKSKVEVEEEDSSEPEVEKEPEKEPEKEPEKQPEEGAEAQRKDSEVPTEGGGAVAQEKETERGLLDPESSQELLEEQAGGGKVDKGFIDACLYVKDRMEEVSSPDKEMRQVLVVLYQEWFRVSSQKDSQADTVRLYLRQVGMTTPTLLPYVVNLTDGNGNMALHYSVSHSNFPVVKLLLDTGLCETDNLNKAGYTPVMLAALTAAESPDDLEVAQQLLKVGDVNARSRQAGQTALMLAVSHGRVAMVKLLLSCGADVNAQDREGSTALMCASEHGHTHIARLLLETGRCDTSLKDKNGQTALLVAEGASQQDIIDLLKANAEVQTSESTSTADLL from the exons atgatggacaagaaaagtg CCAATGGCTTTCAGTCCAAGGCCAGTGAGGGTGGTGTTCAAAGGAAGCAGCTGCCCTACTCAGTGGAGACTCCCTATGGCTTCCACCTGGATCTTGATTTCCTCAAGTATGTTGATGATATTGAAAAAGGCAACACAATCAAAAGGGTCCACATTCAGCGCAGGGTAAAGGGCCCACCTAAATTCAGCACTCTGCCTAGAAATTTTAGTCTTCCTGGGCATGGAGTAAGGCCTCCCCCAAAGGAAAAGGACAGTACTTGGTCTGGGACGTCTACCCTGGGTCCCAAGCCTAAATCACGAGTGACAGAGGTTCAACAGATCTTTGACTTTCGAGCAAATGAAGGCGTGATTTCCAGCCAGAGCAGCAGGGTGACCACGAGTCAAGGAACTGGCTATGTTTCAACTAAACCCAAAGATGAAGTAGGCGCGGGGGCTCGCGGTGCTGAAGACAGAACTGGGGGGATTCAGATTCAGAGTCGTCCAAATCTGCTCAGAGCATCGAGCATGCCCATCACGCTACAGCAGCGTAAGAGTTCAGATTCAAGCAGCCCTGACCGTACCGTGGGAACACCAGAAAACGGCTCAACAGAGAACATGTTCCGGGCTTCACCAGACGTAACAGAAAGACGCTGTGTTCCCCAAGATCGAGCAGGTCTTCACCAACAGATTACTGTTGCACTGAAGCGGGTCAGAGAGCTAGAGGAACAGGTCAGAACCATCCCAGAACTGAAAGCTCAGATCTGCTCTTTGAGGGAGGAGCGGGAGCAGCTGCTTCTTCAGCTACAAGCACAAGCCAAGGCCCAGGCTTCCAAATTATCTGCTACAGTACCAACAGGTTACGATCCTAGGACAAATAATCAATCGCAAGGACAGAGACCTTCACAGGAGATGAAGTTAGTCCTAAAGACTCAACCCACTAGTCTTGGGCCATCAAACCAAGCTACAGGGAAGGAGAAACGAGGTGAGACAGAGAAAACTAACATGTTACTATTTGAAGTGGAGAGCTCGGCACAAGGAGAAAGTAGCATGTCGTCAGCACAAGAAGTGGAGAGACAATCACTGCAGCTGGACATACctgacaaacaaaaagaaacagagagtcCACTGGGACAGACAGTGCAAAAACTGCCACGAGACATTTCAGGGGAGGAATTACTATCTATCACAGTGGctttaaaagaaacagagactgcagcaaAAGAAGGAAAACCAAAGGATCCAGATGATATGCAGAAGTTGGAGGAGAAGCTAACAGTACTAGAGGCTAAACTTATTCAGGCTAGCCAGGAGCTAGAGAGAACCAATGCTCTTTTGAAACAGCAAATAGAGGAGAACAAGCTAAAAGAGGAGAGAATACTACAACTGAGTGAGGGAACAAGAGTGGAGGTTTGCACCGCAGATGAACGTCCAAGAAGAGAGAGCATTGACACAGGGACAGTGACAGAAAGGATAGATTTTACCCACcaggaaacagagacagaaTCGCCTGGTACTGTAGATCAGGGGACAGACACTGATAAAATCTGCATTGAAGTGTGCATACCAAAACAACAGACTAAAAGTACAGATCAAGGACCAGTGACGGGAAAAGCTGACACGCATGACCAGGAGACAGAGATGGAGGCAGCAATAACAGCGACAAGTCCACCGAGGCCCAGAGCCAACAGCATGGAACGAGGCACACTAACCGAGAGCATCATCACTCTGGATCAGATGACCGAGACTCCCGTGGCCGAAAGGGTAAACCAAGTCACAGAAACAGAAGGCGAGATGGTGACGGACCATCCTCAGAGACCGAGGGCCAGCAGTGTTGACAGagggacagagacagaaaggGTGGGCACTGTGGACAGAGTGACAGAGACAGAGGTAGCCCAGAGAGCAGACCAGCAGACTgagacagagatggagagacgTCATGACAACAACCCAGCCAGAGGTGTAGAAGCAGAGAGTCAAGTGAGTGAGAACACAGGCAGCCAAAGAGACGAAGTCGTGGTGAGCGAAAGAACAGAAGACAGGGAAACATATGAAAGAATTCAAAGAGAGAGTGAACGTTTAGTTGCTGAGGTTTTATCAGAAAGCTCAGCGGCAGCTGTAGAAAGCATAAAAACTTTAGATGTTGTTAGGAAGAATGAAGAGTGCGCCAGTTCGGCTGCTAAAGCAGGAGAAAATAAGATTAAAGTGAGTTCTGAACAAGATGActcagaaacaaaagaaattacAGAAGTGGTTGAAACAAGACCAGCTGCCCCGGAGACTacagagaagaaagaaacaggagcCGGGGAGGTTATGTCTGCAGCAGTCAAAGAAACTGTAGCCGCTGACACTGTTGCAGTAACTGAGGGGAATTCAGCTGTGAAGACAGCAGCTCCTGTAAGACCACAAAGAGGCAGGAAACCCTCAGTGGAGCAAACTCAGCCGTCACCTCCTCAACTTCAGGTGGTGCCTGTGCGTCCTCGTAGGGGATCCAGTGAAACTCAGACCCAGCCGCAGACGAAAACCCAGCCCCAGGTGCAGGAACAGAGTGCAGCTCAGCTTGAAGCTCGGTCCCCAGAACAGCTCTCTGAAACACAGGTAAAACATCAAACACCGTCTGTGCCTCAGGTTGAGGATCACACTATAGCAAAGAAACCTCCTGGAGGGTCTGGAGAGAAGCAGTCTGAATCTCGGCTTCAGTCTGAGACTCAGGCCGTGTCTCCGGGCTCTAGTGAAGTCCAAGTCAGGCCTAAATCAATACAAGCCCAATCTCAAACTTCTGCACCTCGGCGGGACTCAAAAGAGCTGAAAGCACCGCAGAGGGTGTCTGGTGCATCACACACTCCTAGACGGGGATCGGGAGAAGCCCAGACCCAACCACCTCGCCAAGCATCAAGCGATGCTCAAACTCAACCTCAGGGTTCACGTAGAAGCTCCAGTGAGGCTCAGGCCCCTCCGAAAGATGCCAGTGAGACACAGTCACTGCGCAGAGGCTCCAGTGAAGCAGCTCAGCGCCGTGGCTCAAGCGAAGCCCAGGGTTCACGTCGCGACACCGGGGAGGCCCAGCCTCCTCGAAGAGGCTCCAGCGAATCACCAACATCGCCTGCAGCTTTGGGTCAAGTTGTAACTCGGATAACGGGGCTGCTAGGAGAGCAGTGGGCACATCTCGGAAGCAGCTCTGGCACTCAGCAAACAGCTAGCCAGCAGGAGAGCGCAAGCACACAGAAAAAGACGACAGGGAAAAGAGCGGAGGCTGGAAAGGCAACGTCAGCCAAGCCAGCGGGGAAAGCagccccagcagcagcagcgacaGGGAAACCAGCGGGGAAACCTGGTACTTCCAAAATGAGCTCCATTCAGAGCCAACTGGTCAGCTCCCTCAGTGTCCTCTCTGCCTTCTACTCCCCAAGCCAGAAAGTGGCTGCTGCCAGCAAACAGCAAGAACAAG GTCTCAAATCCATCATGAAGAAAAATGGTGCAGCAGGCAAGCAGGGGAACAAGGGAGCCAAGAAAAACCTGAAGTTTGTGGGGGTGAATGGAGG ATATGAGACGACATCCAGCGAAGAGTCGAGTGGAGATGAGAAGTCAAAGGTGGAGGTAGAAGAGGAAGATAGCTCAGAACCAGAAGTGGAGAAGGAGCCTGAGAAGGAGCCTGAGAAGGAGCCTGAGAAGCAGCCAGAGGAGGGAGCAGAAGCCCAGAGAAAAGATTCAGAGGTCCCAACTGAGGGAGGAGGTGCTGTGGCTCAAGAGAAGGAGACTGAAAGAGGTCTGCTGGATCCAGAAAGTAGCCAGGAGCTCCTGGAAGAGCAGGCTGGAGG GGGAAAAGTCGACAAGGGGTTTATAGATGCATGCCTTTATGTAAAGGACCGCATGGAGGAGGTTTCATCCCCAGATAAAGAAATG CGCCAGGTTTTAGTGGTGCTCTACCAGGAGTGGTTCAGAGTCTCCAGTCAAAAAGACTCGCAGGCAGATACTGTCAGATTATACCTGCGACAAGTGGGGATGACCACACCCACTCTCCTGCCATATGTTGTTAACTTGACAGACGGCAATGGGAATATGGCTCTTCACTACAGCGTGTCACACTCCAACTTCCCTGTGGTCAAACTGCTGCTGGATACCG GCCTGTGCGAAACAGACAATCTCAATAAGGCAGGCTATACTCCAGTGATGCTGGCTGCACTGACGGCTGCTGAGAGCCCCGATGATCTTGAAGTGGCACAGCAACTGTTGAAAGTGGGAGATGTCAACGCACGCTCCAGACAG GCGGGCCAGACAGCACTCATGCTTGCGGTGAGCCATGGCCGCGTTGCCATGGTGAAGCTGCTCCTGAGCTGCGGCGCGGATGTAAATGCCCAGGACCGCGAGGGCTCGACGGCCCTGATGTGTGCCAGCGAGCACGGGCACACACACATCGCTCGCCTGCTGCTGGAGACAGGTCGCTGTGATACCAGCCTCAAAGATAAG aacGGTCAGACGGCTCTGTTGGTGGCAGAAGGAGCCTCTCAACAGGACATAATTGACCTTCTGAAGGCCAACGCTGAGGTCCAAACCTCTGAGTCCACAAGCACCGCAGACCTCCTCTGA